Proteins found in one Poecilia reticulata strain Guanapo linkage group LG15, Guppy_female_1.0+MT, whole genome shotgun sequence genomic segment:
- the fam83ha gene encoding protein FAM83H: MARRSQCSSAGDNPLDPNYLPPHYREEYRLAVDALVEGSLKGYYQCLQNVDVVDFLSPAEIQYIQSVVQPPKQSILSEQQFLDSEGEGSSDTYWPIHSDLDVPGLDLGWPQIHHFIEPTEVTTLVNPPEPDMPSIKEQARRLIKSAQQVIAIVMDMFTDVDIFADILNAAGRRVAVYILLDEQNADLFVNMVANCRVNLQAFPFIRLRTVSGITYQCRSGKSFKGQMMDRFLLTDCRAVLSGNYSFMWSFEKLHRCMAHLFLGQLVTTFDEEFRILFAQSQPLNVEHMLAEMEDLKVLQQKQFPNESTSLYREPNRFISVDIPSDDWGGHPYDDPPDGNLRIMTLNRQGSLRGPADVYNRFGSQQSFMDPGFDQGPSRHLMTDNPALKRHSYTEDVPGRYSFPLMPQQGMSDSETRGKPFHRGQQPYPGPGPGPEEDYSSYDKFWNQGYLPEQYRVPALQQEVPPEFDPVRNYLSSTRNLDVDQGIDKLQPPVDFSFTSPQPKRLGVGQPYACQTSPTPSNSADQKPFFHDLTLNRKDPTVKQKLRNWRIDSYLSTYDNPEEEGLPMVSTQPTDTFEEPLNPIQQTAQLPDLPGSKIPNVKEFKVTTVPRVSQMPGFVKAVTQEKPKKFLDDPDPVVIETKTTPASSETSYTAEGRKTEEEDQKPPISTGLQRDDSFRRKYNPGGLRTSRLRSSLIFSSLEQQTPQETTTADQEDEGGDKTKTEQAKLPLVSQVLGQRRSTAREPFEWSRYIKSTLETLKPHDVSKKEKDKDASRGKNSQDLADNPEAKESIKPTDVEQDNVSLSMPQVKLPELKAPNTDQPVQPTEPLLTDVDMSDPDKRFMFFKELAAKRKAAKAAESQKEKEKAELKQSDMSVCQKEESLPETSVENISNKDSNIPKTSTELQVQPKKTELDSQSVTGLSVSVETGDPPSKPPEDPTLPNPFVKESLSALIPQSKPTSVELPKTDQPVQLPNLLFTSPYIDMSDPDNRLMFFKELAAKRKASLAKKGEEEAQIKPQADLQNTSVSQKEEDPKGTTESMEPSVPKGSSEDSTTLSTETSNSESSPSLKLDENTRKQDNLVRNDPSTLSTSGEQAQEVSAESVKTDLERRSAEETEASQSKSSENPTVSELSVQKNSPKQGNVAHTAVSSHGEGADKGELPTLECISIIPGLGEGSSSTIPQNTESIQLETSICSPPLPSEAETTSEIGSVQVSTSDTPPLDSGLHNRPATTEETSFSDSAQEVYSSTNVSSTTSSNIDEIKAQESVGSSQQEPSNENVQTSDQTHLNAVSQSASSENNSVSDAANTEAVISPDKKTFDLEPDKLNATTETNRRESFAGTPLVEGLEKNVTELGQEESVAKESEALKSPEDEKAQITSPAVCPSIPDSTLPSESGPEGSVSEPDLEKTVSSVTAPVDNQPADVPTETGSLESTESPKASLLEKSELPQEAAIQTAPSSNLKITDLATFSAPKTLSSSSTSESDQSGLDPEDKVLVTNVSTEQNLSDTNSISNDTQPKSEESVVQPTAQSLSSPSEPTMVAPAEADLPCKISEAVTPQSQTPEPAAPQESSKKEAELGETDEKKSNDLEDKDKSQKPSTEDPASKEKTKDQSKQSICSETTEVTSKQPKSSQSRYHSSTVNVITSSNLRDDTKLLLEQISAQSQSRNEATKESPVTDDEKEDKADKKAKNEKELGYRTYNRGQTKSTQEKEKLLERIQSMRKERKVYSRFEMAP; this comes from the exons ATGGCGCGCCGCTCTCAGTGTTCTTCTGCTGGGGATAACCCCCTGGACCCCAATTACCTCCCTCCTCACTACCGGGAGGAGTACCGCCTGGCTGTGGACGCCCTGGTGGAGGGCAGCTTGAAAGGATACTATCAGTGCCTCCAAAATGTGGACGTGGTGGACTTCCTGTCCCCGGCTGAGATCCAGTACATCCAGAGCGTCGTTCAGCCTCCGAAGCAGAGCATCCTCTCTGAGCAGCAGTTCCTGGACAGCGAGGGAGAAGGCTCCTCGGACACCTACTGGCCCATTCACTCTGACCTGGACGTCCCCGGTCTGGACCTCGGCTGGCCTCAGATCCATCACTTCATTGAGCCCACAGAGGTCACGACCCTGGTTAACCCCCCTGAGCCGGACATGCCGAGCATCAAGGAGCAGGCCCGGCGGCTGATCAAGAGCGCCCAGCAG GTCATCGCTATAGTGATGGACATGTTTACTGATGTTGACATATTTGCGGATATTCTCAATGCTGCTGGGAGGAGAGTTGCTGTCTACATCCTGCTGGACGAGCAGAATGCTGATCTCTTTGTTAACATGGTGGCCAACTGCAGAGTCAATCTGCAGGCCTTCCCA TTCATACGCCTGAGAACAGTGTCTGGAATAACATATCAGTGCCGCTCTGGGAAATCCTTCAAAGGCCAGATGATGGATCGCTTCCTGCTGACCGACTGCAGAGCTGTGCTGAGTGGAAATTACAG CTTCATGTGGTCTTTTGAGAAGCTGCACCGCTGCATGGCCCACCTCTTCCTGGGACAGCTGGTGACCACCTTCGACGAGGAGTTCCGGATTCTCTTCGCTCAGTCGCAGCCGCTGAATGTTGAGCACATGCTTGCTGAGATGGAggatttaaaagttttgcaacagaaacaatttcccAATGAAAGCACTTCACTGTACAGAGAGCCTAATAGATTCATATCTGTGGACATTCCTTCTGATGACTGGGGAGGACATCCGTATGATGATCCACCCGACGGGAATTTGAGGATTATGACTCTAAATAGGCAGGGGTCCCTTCGCGGCCCTGCAGATGTATATAACAGGTTTGGTTCCCAACAGTCGTTCATGGACCCCGGTTTTGACCAGGGTCCTTCACGGCATTTGATGACAGATAATCCTGCCTTAAAGCGTCACTCTTATACTGAAGATGTTCCTGGCAGATACTCATTCCCATTAATGCCACAACAAGGAATGTCTGACTCTGAAACAAGGGGAAAACCTTTTCATAGGGGCCAGCAGCCTTAtcctggaccaggaccaggaccagaagaAGACTACAGCAGCTATGATAAGTTCTGGAACCAAGGCTATCTGCCTGAGCAGTACCGTGTACCAGCTTTACAACAAGAAGTACCACCAGAATTTGATCCTGTTCGTAACTATTTATCATCCACCAGAAATCTAGATGTTGATCAAGGCATAGATAAACTACAACCACCAGTGGATTTTTCATTTACTTCCCCTCAACCCAAAAGACTGGGGGTAGGGCAACCATACGCCTGTCAAACCTCTCCAACGCCTTCCAACTCTGCCGATCAGAAGCCTTTTTTCCATGACCTTACCTTGAACCGCAAGGATCCCACTGTAAAACAGAAGCTGAGAAATTGGAGGATTGACTCATACCTTAGTACATATGATAATCCAGAGGAAGAAGGCCTGCCGATGGTGTCAACTCAGCCGACAGACACTTTTGAAGAACCTCTGAATCCCATCCAACAAACGGCCCAGCTGCCAGATCTACCAGGTTCTAAAATACCCAATGTCAAAGAGTTTAAGGTTACCACTGTACCTAGAGTCAGCCAAATGCCAGGTTTTGTCAAAGCAGTCACACAAGAGAAACCGAAGAAATTTCTGGATGACCCTGATCCAGTGGTGATAGAAACCAAAACCACACCAGCGTCCTCTGAAACCTCTTACACAGCTGAAGGGAGAAAAACTGAGGAGGAGGACCAAAAACCGCCAATAAGCACAGGGCTTCAAAGGGATGACTCTTTCAGGAGAAAATACAATCCAGGGGGGCTAAGAACCTCCAGATTGAGGTCTTCACTGATTTTCAGCTCCCTGGAGCAGCAGACCCCTCAAGAAACTACGACTGCAGACCAAGAGGATGAGGGAGGTGACAAAACCAAAACCGAACAGGCCAAACTCCCCCTTGTTTCACAGGTTTTGGGGCAAAGGAGATCTACTGCAAGAGAACCTTTCGAGTGGAGTCGTTACATAAAATCCACTTTGGAAACACTGAAACCACATGATGTaagcaaaaaagagaaagacaaagaCGCATCAAGGGGGAAAAATTCCCAAGACCTCGCAGATAACCCGGAGGCAAAGGAGTCCATAAAACCAACAGATGTAGAGCAAGATAATGTTTCACTATCGATGCCTCAAGTCAAGCTCCCTGAACTAAAGGCACCCAACACTGATCAACCGGTACAACCGACTGAACCTCTGCTCACTGATGTAGATATGAGTGATCCAGATAAGAggttcatgttttttaaagaactggCTGCAAAACGTAAAGCTGCTAAAGCTGCAGAATctcaaaaggaaaaagaaaaggcagagtTAAAACAATCAGACATGTCAGTTTGCCAGAAGGAAGAGTCTCTTCCTGAAACTTCAGTTGAAAATATCAGCAACAAGGACTCCAACATCCCAAAAACTTCTACTGAACTACAAGTCCAGCCGAAGAAAACTGAGTTGGACAGCCAGTCAGTAACTGGcctttctgtttctgtagaAACAGGTGACCCTCCAAGTAAACCTCCAGAAGACCCAACTCTGCCAAATCCTTTTGTTAAAGAAAGTTTGTCAGCACTGATTCCTCAGTCTAAGCCAACATCAGTTGAACTGCCTAAAACCGATCAACCGGTACAACTGCCCAATCTTTTGTTCACATCTCCATATATAGATATGAGCGATCCTGATAATAGGCTCATGTTCTTTAAAGAGTTGGCAGCAAAACGAAAAGCTTCACTAGCTAAAAAGGGAGAAGAGGAGGCCCAAATAAAACCACAGGCAGATCTCCAAAACACGTCAGTGTCCCAGAAGGAAGAGGATCCAAAAGGAACAACAGAAAGCATGGAACCTTCTGTACCAAAGGGTTCATCAGAAGATAGCACTACATTGTCCACAGAGACATCAAACTCAGAGTCATCACCCTCTTTGAAGCTTGATGAAAATACCAGGAAGCAGGATAATCTTGTCAGGAATGATCCCAGTACCCTCAGTACTTCTGGAGAACAAGCACAAGAAGTTTCTGCTGAATCGGTGAAAACAGACTTAGAAAGGCGTTCTGCTGAAGAAACCGAAGCAAGTCAGAGCAAATCATCAGAAAACCCAACTGTATCAGAACTTTCTGTCCAAAAGAACTCACCCAAGCAAGGAAATGTTGCTCACACTGCCGTTTCATCCCATGGTGAAGGTGCTGACAAAGGAGAACTTCCTACTTTAGAATGTATTTCAATAATTCCTGGTTTAGGGGAAGGTTCATCATCTACTATTCCCCAAAACACTGAATCAATTCAGTTAGAAACCAGTATttgctctcctcctcttccctcgGAAGCAGAAACTACATCAGAAATAGGCTCAGTGCAAGTCTCTACCTCTGATACTCCTCCACTTGACTCAGGTTTGCATAACCGCCCTGCCACGACAGAAGAGACCTCGTTTTCTGATTCTGCCCAAGAAGTGTACAGTTCTACGAATGTTAGTAGCACAACATCATCAAATATTGATGAAATTAAAGCTCAGGAATCTGTTGGCTCCTCACAGCAAGAGCCCTCCAATGAAAATGTACAAACCTCTGATCAAACTCATCTAAATGCTGTTTCCCAGTCTGCTTCATCTGAGAACAACTCAGTTTCTGATGCTGCAAATACAGAGGCTGTTATTTCTCCAGACAAAAAGACTTTTGATCTGGAGCCGGACAAGTTAAATGCCaccacagagacaaacaggagaGAATCTTTTGCTGGTACACCTTTAGTTGAAGGTTTAGAGAAAAATGTTACTGAATTAGGACAAGAGGAGTCAGTTGCAAAAGAGTCTGAGGCCCTTAAATCACCTGAAGATGAGAAAGCTCAAATCACATCTCCTGCTGTTTGTCCATCTATACCTGATTCCACTTTGCCTAGTGAATCTGGTCCTGAAGGCTCAGTCTCTGAACCAGATTTGGAAAAGACAGTTTCATCTGTCACAGCACCAGTTGACAACCAACCTGCAGACGTACCTACGGAAACAGGATCTCTTGAAAGCACAGAGTCTCCTAAAGCCTCACTGTTGGAAAAAAGTGAACTTCCTCAAGAAGCGGCAATACAAACTGCTCCGTCCTCCAACCTCAAGATAACAGACTTGGCCACATTCTCAGCTCCTAAAACATTATCATCTTCCTCAACGTCTGAGTCAGACCAGTCAGGTTTGGACCCTGAAGATAAGGTATTGGTAACCAATGTCTCTACAGAGCAAAACTTATCAGATACAAACTCAATATCCAATGACACTCAACCAAAATCAGAGGAATCTGTTGTTCAGCCAACAGCTCAATCACTGAGCAGCCCAAGTGAACCTACCATGGTGGCCCCAGCTGAAGCTGATTTGCCATGCAAAATATCCGAAGCAGTCACTCCTCAAAGCCAAACACCAGAACCAGCTGCACCTCAGGAGAGTAGTAAAAAAGAGGCTGAGTTAGGGGAgacagatgaaaaaaagtcCAACGATCTAGAGGACAAAGATAAGAGCCAGAAACCATCCACTGAGGATCCTGCAAGCAAGGAGAAAACGAAAGACCAATCAAAGCAGAGTATCTGCTCCGAAACAACAGAGGTGACATCCAAGCAGCCCAAATCGAGTCAGTCTCGCTACCACTCTTCAACAGTGAACGTGATCACAAGCAGCAACCTCCGAGATGACACTAAGCTGCTCCTGGAGCAGATTTCTGCCCAATCCCAGAGCAGGAACGAAGCAACAAAAGAGTCCCCCGTCACAGACGACGAGAAAGAAGACAAGGCTGACAAAAAGGCCAAAAACGAGAAGGAGTTGGGGTACAGGACATACAACAGGGGGCAAACTAAATCAACTCAGGAGAAGGAGAAGCTGTTGGAGAGGATTCAGAGCatgaggaaggagaggaaagtTTACAGTCGTTTTGAG ATGGCACCTTAG